The Paeniglutamicibacter sulfureus genome includes a region encoding these proteins:
- the pcaH gene encoding protocatechuate 3,4-dioxygenase subunit beta: MSTQTTANETFNDSHVLDPAATTVSQESISKEITDIHAAYRQSVVDGKKAETQPRIDFAPYRSSLLRHPTKNLHHADPETIELHSPAFGERDVHALESDLTIQHNGEPIGERIVVTGRVLDGDGRPVAGQLVEIWQANAAGRYIHKRDQHPAPIDPNFTGVGRAITGPNGEYSFTTIKPAPYPWKNHHNAWRPAHIHFSLFGTDFTQRMITQMYFPGDPLFPLDPIYQAITDKDARDRLVATYDHSITSHEWATGYNWDIVLTGSNRTWMEDEEGDH, encoded by the coding sequence GTGAGCACCCAAACCACCGCGAACGAGACGTTCAACGATTCGCACGTCCTGGACCCCGCCGCCACGACCGTCTCGCAGGAATCCATCAGCAAGGAAATCACCGACATCCACGCGGCATACCGCCAGTCGGTCGTGGACGGGAAGAAAGCCGAGACGCAGCCGCGCATCGACTTCGCCCCCTACCGCTCCTCGCTGCTGCGCCACCCCACCAAGAACCTGCACCACGCGGACCCCGAGACCATCGAGCTGCACTCCCCCGCCTTCGGCGAGCGCGACGTGCACGCCCTGGAATCGGATCTGACCATCCAGCACAACGGCGAGCCCATCGGCGAGCGCATCGTGGTCACGGGCCGCGTGCTCGATGGAGACGGCCGCCCGGTCGCCGGCCAACTGGTGGAAATCTGGCAGGCCAACGCCGCCGGACGCTACATCCACAAGCGCGACCAGCACCCTGCCCCGATCGATCCGAACTTCACCGGCGTGGGGCGCGCCATCACCGGACCCAACGGCGAATACTCCTTCACCACCATCAAGCCGGCCCCATACCCGTGGAAGAACCACCACAACGCCTGGCGCCCGGCGCACATCCACTTCTCGCTCTTCGGCACCGACTTCACCCAGCGCATGATCACCCAGATGTACTTCCCGGGCGATCCGCTCTTCCCCCTCGACCCGATCTACCAGGCGATCACGGACAAGGATGCCCGCGACCGCCTGGTCGCCACCTACGACCACTCGATCACCTCCCACGAATGGGCCACGGGCTACAACTGGGACATCGTGCTCACCGGCAGCAACCGGACCTGGATGGAAGACGAAGAGGGAGATCACTAA
- a CDS encoding alpha/beta fold hydrolase, whose amino-acid sequence MSIPALTPSLLHSAADLPTLVLGPSLGTGSLALWGPAVPFLKEHFQLVAWDLPGHGESAPSTEEFSMAELAAGVIKMIEALETDKAITASAPLFYAGVSVGGAIALQLANDFPGAFAGLSVICSAAKIGTPEGWTERAELVAKAGTPVVLSGSAERWFAPGFIEANPVVSTDLLHNLQDADRFAYAHVCGALAGFDLREALPSMQDPILAIAGAHDVVCPPADAQFIAEHAPNAQAATIDTVAHLAPAEDPKATAALLVEFFASVTQETKA is encoded by the coding sequence ATGAGCATTCCCGCCCTGACCCCGTCCCTGCTGCATTCGGCAGCCGACCTCCCCACCCTGGTGCTGGGCCCCTCGCTGGGCACCGGCTCGCTGGCCCTGTGGGGACCGGCCGTGCCGTTCCTCAAGGAACACTTCCAGCTGGTGGCCTGGGATCTGCCCGGCCACGGCGAGTCCGCGCCGTCCACCGAGGAATTCTCCATGGCCGAGCTGGCCGCCGGTGTCATCAAGATGATCGAGGCGTTGGAGACCGACAAAGCCATCACCGCGTCCGCCCCGCTGTTCTACGCCGGCGTTTCCGTGGGCGGGGCCATCGCCCTGCAGCTGGCCAACGACTTCCCCGGTGCCTTCGCCGGGCTCTCGGTCATCTGCTCCGCGGCCAAGATCGGCACCCCGGAGGGCTGGACGGAACGCGCCGAGCTCGTGGCCAAGGCCGGCACCCCGGTGGTTCTCTCCGGTTCGGCCGAGCGCTGGTTCGCCCCCGGCTTCATCGAGGCCAACCCGGTGGTGTCCACCGACCTTTTGCACAACCTGCAGGATGCGGACCGGTTCGCCTACGCGCACGTCTGCGGCGCCCTGGCCGGCTTCGACCTGCGCGAGGCGCTTCCCTCCATGCAGGACCCGATCCTGGCCATCGCCGGTGCCCACGATGTCGTCTGCCCGCCGGCCGACGCGCAGTTCATCGCCGAGCACGCACCCAACGCCCAGGCTGCCACCATCGACACCGTCGCGCACCTGGCCCCGGCCGAGGACCCGAAGGCGACCGCCGCACTGTTGGTCGAGTTCTTTGCTTCCGTCACACAGGAGACCAAGGCATGA
- a CDS encoding MIP/aquaporin family protein, which yields MTSHQPPLWRRAIAEVLGTGLLVAIVVGSGIAAQQLSPNDIGLQLLQNSTATVLGLTVLILVLGPVSGAHFNPVVSLVDSILGRRSGTGLSVPELGTYVVAQTVGGIGGSVLANAMFEVGTSISTKDRATPGHLLAEVVATAGLVLLIFALAATNRGVLAAPAVGAYIGAAYWFTSSTSFANPAVTVGRIFSDTFAGIAPASAPGFIVAQLIGAAVGLGLLLVLFPFAGRSADDVILPHSAEGSR from the coding sequence ATGACTTCACACCAGCCGCCATTGTGGCGCCGCGCCATCGCCGAAGTGCTTGGAACCGGCTTGCTTGTGGCCATCGTCGTTGGTTCGGGGATTGCCGCCCAGCAGCTCTCCCCGAACGACATCGGCCTGCAGCTGCTCCAGAACAGCACCGCAACCGTGCTGGGCCTGACGGTGTTGATCCTCGTGTTGGGACCGGTCAGTGGCGCACACTTTAATCCCGTGGTTTCCCTGGTCGACTCGATCCTGGGCAGGCGCAGCGGCACCGGGCTGAGCGTGCCCGAGCTTGGAACCTACGTGGTGGCGCAGACGGTGGGCGGCATCGGCGGCAGCGTCTTGGCGAACGCCATGTTCGAGGTGGGCACCTCAATTTCCACCAAGGACCGGGCCACCCCGGGGCATTTGCTGGCTGAGGTGGTTGCCACCGCCGGGCTCGTCCTGCTGATCTTCGCACTGGCCGCCACCAACAGGGGCGTGTTGGCCGCGCCGGCGGTTGGTGCCTACATCGGGGCGGCGTACTGGTTCACCTCCTCGACATCGTTCGCGAACCCGGCCGTGACCGTGGGACGTATCTTCAGCGACACGTTCGCCGGCATCGCCCCCGCATCGGCCCCCGGCTTCATCGTGGCGCAGCTGATTGGTGCGGCGGTGGGCCTGGGCCTGCTCCTTGTCCTGTTTCCGTTCGCGGGACGCTCCGCGGACGACGTCATCTTGCCCCACAGCGCCGAGGGCTCCAGGTAG
- a CDS encoding lyase family protein, whose translation MYPADYGLLTPAWAATPVAQTASDAAFAQGMLDVEATWVKVQAEAGLCSSADAQAVEQIAKVELYDLAALASAGPDGANALIPLLGMMRKQLADTGAPATAATALHRGATSQDIIDSALMLVASRSIAGIRTDLLTAAGALSEISAAHASTLCVARSLTQHALPTVFGLRAANWLSSLTAAGRQLDAVAASLPLQWGGAVGTLASLHQRLGSALPYKSEKRLAERAHELTAALAAELGLVAPIAPWHTVRQPVLGLGSALGSVIAAAGTFGADVLTATRPEIGELSEPREAGKGGSSAMPQKQNPVHSVLLRNAALSAPAHVAALYTAAGTAVDERPDGGWHAEWASLRELVRLAGGAAHHAAVLATGLGVHPEAMSRNMALSGDLLVSERIATVAAPLVAGGKAAVQELVLDSLRTGTPLRTLLQGALPSDMDNQLFLDDLLDPAGYLGSATDFITRIREDFTDWKDS comes from the coding sequence ATGTACCCGGCCGATTACGGATTGTTGACCCCGGCATGGGCGGCCACGCCCGTGGCGCAAACCGCCTCGGACGCCGCCTTCGCCCAGGGAATGCTCGATGTGGAGGCAACCTGGGTCAAGGTCCAGGCCGAAGCCGGGCTGTGCAGCTCCGCGGATGCGCAGGCCGTGGAGCAGATCGCCAAGGTCGAACTCTACGACCTGGCCGCACTCGCCTCCGCGGGCCCGGACGGCGCCAACGCGCTGATCCCGCTGCTGGGCATGATGCGCAAGCAACTCGCTGACACGGGGGCACCGGCCACCGCCGCGACCGCCCTGCACCGCGGGGCCACCAGCCAGGACATCATCGATTCCGCCCTGATGCTCGTTGCCTCCCGCTCCATCGCGGGGATCCGCACCGACCTGCTCACCGCAGCCGGCGCCCTGTCCGAGATCAGTGCGGCCCATGCCTCGACGCTGTGCGTGGCGCGCTCGCTCACCCAACATGCACTGCCCACGGTCTTCGGGCTGCGCGCCGCCAATTGGCTTTCATCCCTCACCGCCGCCGGGCGCCAACTGGACGCCGTCGCCGCCTCCCTGCCGCTGCAATGGGGCGGTGCCGTGGGCACCCTGGCCTCGCTGCACCAGCGCCTGGGTTCCGCGCTGCCGTACAAGTCCGAAAAGCGCCTGGCCGAACGCGCCCACGAGCTCACCGCCGCGCTTGCGGCCGAACTCGGCCTGGTCGCACCGATCGCACCGTGGCACACCGTGCGCCAGCCGGTGCTGGGGCTGGGCTCCGCGCTGGGCTCCGTCATCGCCGCCGCCGGCACCTTCGGCGCGGACGTACTCACCGCAACACGTCCGGAAATCGGCGAGCTGTCCGAACCCCGCGAGGCTGGCAAGGGTGGTTCCTCCGCCATGCCGCAAAAGCAGAACCCCGTGCATTCGGTGCTGCTGCGCAACGCCGCGCTCTCCGCCCCTGCCCACGTTGCCGCGCTCTACACCGCCGCCGGCACGGCGGTGGACGAACGCCCCGACGGCGGCTGGCACGCCGAATGGGCTTCACTGCGTGAACTGGTCCGCCTGGCCGGGGGCGCCGCGCACCATGCGGCAGTCCTGGCCACCGGGCTGGGCGTGCACCCCGAGGCCATGTCGCGGAACATGGCCCTGTCCGGGGACCTTTTGGTTTCCGAACGCATCGCCACCGTCGCAGCACCCCTGGTTGCGGGCGGCAAGGCCGCGGTGCAGGAACTGGTCCTTGATTCCCTGCGCACCGGCACCCCGTTGCGTACCCTGTTGCAGGGGGCGCTGCCCTCGGACATGGACAACCAGTTGTTCCTCGATGACCTGCTGGACCCGGCCGGCTACCTGGGTTCGGCCACCGATTTCATTACCCGTATCCGCGAAGACTTCACAGATTGGAAGGACTCATGA
- a CDS encoding metalloregulator ArsR/SmtB family transcription factor, producing MNIELTDSLRERAARHAALADPARLRIVDMLTLGDLSPKELQAELGMPSNLLSHHLRALEGAGLIMRQRSEADKRRSYFRLTTGALDGLVPGTEHGAHRILFVCTRNSARSQLATALWRQVSEIPATSAGTHPADRIAQGATEVALRHGLELTGLAPRSLEQVARDGDFIVTVCDNAHEELTELDGIHWSVPDPLRLDTGAAFEDAYLDIARRVQGLAPRLHAA from the coding sequence ATGAATATTGAGCTAACGGATTCCCTGAGGGAGCGTGCCGCAAGGCATGCCGCCCTCGCGGATCCTGCGCGACTGCGCATCGTGGACATGCTGACCCTGGGCGACCTTTCCCCCAAGGAGCTGCAGGCCGAGCTCGGAATGCCCTCGAACCTGCTTTCCCACCACCTGCGCGCGTTGGAAGGGGCCGGCCTCATCATGCGCCAACGCTCCGAGGCGGACAAGCGCCGTAGCTATTTCCGGCTGACCACCGGCGCACTGGACGGGCTGGTCCCGGGCACCGAGCATGGTGCCCACCGCATCCTGTTTGTCTGCACGCGCAACAGCGCCCGTTCGCAACTTGCGACCGCGCTTTGGCGGCAAGTCAGCGAAATCCCCGCGACTTCGGCCGGGACGCATCCGGCGGACCGCATTGCCCAAGGCGCCACCGAGGTTGCCCTTCGCCATGGCCTGGAGCTTACGGGCCTCGCGCCCCGAAGCTTGGAGCAGGTGGCCCGCGATGGGGACTTCATCGTGACGGTATGCGACAACGCCCACGAGGAACTGACCGAGCTGGACGGCATCCATTGGTCCGTGCCCGATCCCCTGCGCCTGGACACCGGCGCAGCCTTCGAAGACGCCTACCTCGATATCGCCCGCCGCGTCCAAGGCCTCGCGCCCCGGCTGCACGCCGCCTAG
- a CDS encoding 4-hydroxybenzoate 3-monooxygenase — protein MATARTILKTQVGIVGGGPAGLMLSHLLAKTGIENIVVEARDHETIRNTHRAGILESQAVKMLVDSGVEGRVLTHGDKHAGIDLRFNGESHPLDFRDLVDATVTLYAQNEVFVDLAAARKRDAGDVRYSSEVTELLDLETDTPKFRFTDETGAEFEVHCDVLVGADGSRSFCRRQMPDTNRKDFKVEYPFAWFGILTEAPKSAPELIYANSPHGFALISQRSETVQRMYFQCDPNENVDDWSQDRIWNELQRRVDGPDGFTLKTGNIFDKTVLKFRSFVREPLSHGRMFLIGDAGHTVPPTGAKGLNLAFADVKVLFEALDSYYSTQNESLLHGYSDKALKRVWKAQNFSYWMTSMLHTPVDADPFMAKRALGELDTVTSSRYGQQYLAESYTGWPHA, from the coding sequence ATGGCAACAGCGCGCACCATTCTCAAGACCCAGGTCGGCATCGTCGGCGGCGGCCCCGCCGGCCTGATGCTTTCGCACCTGCTCGCCAAGACCGGCATCGAGAACATCGTCGTGGAGGCCCGGGACCACGAGACCATCCGCAACACCCACCGCGCCGGGATCCTGGAGTCCCAGGCCGTGAAGATGCTGGTGGACTCCGGTGTCGAGGGACGCGTGCTCACCCACGGGGACAAGCACGCCGGGATCGACCTGCGCTTCAACGGCGAATCCCACCCGCTGGACTTCCGCGACCTGGTCGACGCCACCGTCACCCTCTACGCGCAGAACGAGGTCTTTGTCGACCTCGCCGCCGCACGCAAGCGCGATGCCGGGGACGTGCGCTACTCCAGTGAGGTCACCGAACTGCTGGACCTGGAAACCGACACCCCCAAGTTCCGCTTCACCGACGAGACGGGTGCCGAGTTCGAGGTGCACTGCGACGTGCTGGTCGGCGCGGACGGCTCGCGCTCCTTCTGCCGCCGGCAGATGCCCGACACCAACCGCAAGGACTTCAAGGTCGAGTACCCCTTCGCCTGGTTCGGGATCCTCACCGAAGCACCCAAGTCCGCCCCCGAACTCATCTACGCCAACTCCCCGCACGGCTTCGCGCTGATCTCCCAGCGGTCCGAGACCGTCCAGCGCATGTACTTCCAGTGCGACCCGAACGAGAACGTCGATGACTGGTCGCAGGACCGCATCTGGAACGAGCTGCAGCGCCGCGTCGACGGACCCGACGGGTTCACCCTGAAGACCGGGAACATCTTCGACAAGACCGTGCTGAAGTTCCGCTCCTTCGTGCGCGAACCGCTCTCCCACGGCCGGATGTTCCTCATCGGCGATGCCGGGCACACCGTCCCGCCCACCGGCGCCAAAGGCCTGAACCTCGCGTTCGCCGACGTCAAGGTGCTCTTCGAGGCCCTCGACTCCTACTACTCCACGCAGAACGAGTCCCTGCTGCACGGCTACTCGGACAAGGCGCTCAAACGCGTGTGGAAGGCGCAGAACTTCTCCTACTGGATGACCTCGATGCTGCACACCCCGGTGGACGCCGACCCGTTCATGGCCAAGCGCGCCCTGGGCGAGCTCGACACCGTCACCTCCTCGCGCTACGGACAGCAATACCTGGCCGAGTCCTACACCGGCTGGCCGCACGCCTAG
- the pcaG gene encoding protocatechuate 3,4-dioxygenase subunit alpha yields MAQSPNTQAPALKLAATPGQTIGPFYGYALPFEKDNELVNQAHPASVRLHGVVTDGAGTVIPDALLEIWQADEHGNIVSKDGSLVRDGYTFTGWGRTAVDNVGHYTFTTLNPGATEAGKAPFIMLTVFARGLLNRLFTRIYLPEDTAALASDPLLSSLDDAQRKTLIATREEDGSLRFDISLQGEDETVFLSYPRES; encoded by the coding sequence ATGGCACAGTCACCAAACACCCAGGCCCCCGCGCTCAAGCTCGCCGCCACGCCGGGCCAGACCATCGGCCCGTTCTACGGCTACGCGCTGCCCTTCGAGAAGGACAACGAGCTGGTCAACCAGGCCCACCCTGCTTCGGTGCGCTTGCACGGCGTGGTCACCGACGGTGCCGGCACCGTGATCCCCGATGCCCTGCTGGAAATCTGGCAGGCCGATGAGCACGGCAACATCGTCTCCAAGGACGGCTCGCTGGTGCGCGACGGCTACACCTTCACCGGCTGGGGCCGCACCGCCGTGGACAACGTCGGGCACTACACCTTCACCACGCTGAACCCCGGGGCCACCGAGGCCGGCAAGGCACCGTTCATCATGCTCACGGTGTTCGCCCGCGGCCTGCTCAACCGCCTGTTCACCCGCATCTACCTGCCGGAGGACACAGCGGCACTGGCCAGCGATCCGCTGCTCTCCTCGCTGGACGACGCACAGCGCAAGACGCTGATCGCCACCCGCGAGGAGGACGGTTCGCTGCGCTTCGACATTTCGCTCCAGGGCGAGGACGAAACGGTGTTCCTCTCCTACCCGCGCGAGAGCTAG
- the pcaC gene encoding 4-carboxymuconolactone decarboxylase produces the protein MTDSSRLPGDSYDAGLEVRMQVLGTEHVERATANSTNFTDEFQEMITRYAWGTIWTRAGLPRTTRSAITLTALIAGGYWEELEMHVHAALRNGMTPDEIKEVFLQSAIYCSVPAANTAFKIGKAVLAEYEAQDAK, from the coding sequence ATGACCGATTCTTCCCGCCTGCCGGGCGACTCCTACGACGCCGGGCTCGAGGTCCGCATGCAGGTGCTCGGCACCGAGCACGTCGAGCGCGCCACGGCCAACTCGACCAACTTCACCGACGAGTTCCAGGAAATGATCACCCGCTACGCCTGGGGCACCATCTGGACCCGCGCCGGGCTTCCGCGCACCACACGCAGCGCCATCACGCTGACCGCGCTGATCGCCGGCGGCTACTGGGAAGAACTGGAAATGCACGTGCACGCCGCATTGCGCAACGGCATGACCCCGGACGAGATCAAGGAAGTCTTCCTGCAGTCGGCCATCTACTGTTCGGTGCCTGCGGCCAACACCGCTTTCAAGATCGGCAAGGCAGTCCTTGCCGAATATGAGGCGCAGGACGCCAAGTAG